The Clostridium aceticum genomic interval AGAGGTAGAGGCATTGGTTTATGGGAAATTAGCTATTATGACTACAGAAACCTGTCCTCTAACCAGTGGTGATCAATGCCAAGATTATTGTGACCACTGTAAAAGTAGACCCTTTTATTATCATTGGGGGCTAAAGGATGATAAGAAGGCTGTTTTCCCTTTTGCAAAAGATGATTGGGGAAGAAGTATCATAATAAATAATTATCCTGTGTACATGATTGATAAAATAAAAAGTTTTACGGAGATAGGTGTCACTTCTTTAAGATTAATCTTTACTAATGAAAATCCACAAGATATTGCTGAAGTTATAAGAACATGCCGACAAAGCTTACTAGATAAGGAGAAAAGCATGATCAAGGAATTAGGGATTAGCAACTTTACTAGAGGCCATTATTATAGAGGTGTTGAATAAATTTTTGATAGATGCCTTGACAGAAGTGTGTGAATATAATATTATAGTTGAAAAATGATAGTTACAAACGATGAAAGAGATAAAGTAGCGCTTTGTGGTTACAATATAGAGAGTAGGCTGGTGGGTGAAAAGTCTATAGTACATAAAGTTGTGAATTACACTCGGGAGTTTCAATGGGAAATCATTGCGGCAGTCAACCGATATATTGACAAAGAGGCATCTTTGGAATAGATGCAAATTAAGGTGGTACCACGGGTCTTACTCGTCCTTAGCGCAAGGATGATATAAGGCCCTTTTTCTTTTTCACATAAAAATTAGGAGGGAAAAAAATGCAGAATATCTTTGATGTATTAAAAGAAAGAGGGTATATAGAACAAGCAACCCACCCGGAAGAACTAAGGGAACTATTAGGTAAGGAATCTACAACCTTTTATATAGGCTTTGATGCAACCGCTGACAGTTTAACACTTGGTCACTTTCTACAAATTATGGTAATGATGCATATGCAAAGAGCTGGTCATAGACCCATTGTCTTATTAGGTGGAGGAACCACAATGGTAGGAGATCCTTCTGGTAGAAGTGATATGAGGCAGATGCTGACAAAAGAAATCATTACTAAAAATGCTGAGAGGTTTAAAGATCAAATCTCTAAGTTCTTAGACTTTGAAGATGGTAAGGCTATTATAGAAAACAATGCAGACTGGTTATTGGAGTTAAACTATGTTGACTTCTTAAGAGAAGTGGGAAGACATTTTTCAGTGAATAGAATGCTTACAGCAGAATGTTATAAAAGCAGATTAGAAGATGGTTTGACGTTTTTTGAATTTAACTATATGTTAATGCAAGCCTACGACTTTTTAGAATTATACCGCAGGCATAATTGTAAAATGCAGTTGGGTGGCAATGATCAATGGTCTAATATTTTAGCAGGTTATGAATTGGTTCGTAGAGTGGATGGAGATTCAGTGTATGCCATGACATTTAAATTACTTACCACCAGTGAAGGCAAAAAAATGGGTAAAACACAAGCAGGTACCATATGGTTAGATGCCAATAAAACTTCTCCCTATGAGTTTTATCAGTACTTAAGAAATGTTGATGATAAAGACGTAGAAAAGACTTTAGCTTTATTAACCTTCCTGCCGATGGAGGAAGTAAGAAGACTTGGTGCATTAGAAGGTGCCCAGATCAATAAGGCTAAAGAAGTCTTAGCTTATGAAGTTACGAAAATAGTACATGGAGAAGAAGAAGCTAAGAAGGCTCAAGAGGCGGCTAAGTCGCTATTTGGTGGAGGTGTTGTGTCGGAGTCAATGCCCACTACAGAGATGGACAAAGCTAGATTTGATGAGGGAATAGACATTTTAACCCTGCTAATAGAAACTGGTTTAATCGCATCAAAGTCAGAGGGAAGACGTCTTGTACAGCAGGGAGGAATCAGTGTAGAAGATCATAAGATAGAAGACCTGAATCACATCCTTACTACAAATGATTTTCAAGAAGGCAAGATTATTGTAAAAAAAGGGAAAAAAGTATATCACCAAGTAAAATTGGTTTAAAACAGTATATTACTTTACTATTTAAGCTTATCCACATTTTGGATAAGCTTAAATTTTATGCTATAATATATATTTAGAACATATAAATACATTAAATATAATAAAATTTTTACAGAGGTGGATATATGAATAAAAAAGATTTAGATATATCTCTTTTAGATTTAACTTTGATGGTATCCAATGCTATTGACTTAATAAGTCCTGTTTTAAACAATCATCATAAGCAAGTGGCTTACATTGCCTACAATATAGGTAAAGAGCTGGAGTTATCCAATAAAAATCGTAATGAACTTGTAATAGCTAGTTTATTGCATGACATTGGATGTTTGAATCTAGGGGATAGAATTAGTGCTTTAGAGTTTGAGAGTGAGAATGCTTATCGACATGCGGTTACTGGATATTTTTTACTAAAGGACTTTGAAGATCTTGAAAATGTAGGAAGAGTAATAAAATATCATCATTTGCATTGGAAGAGGGGTAAGGGGAAATATTATGAAAAAGAAGAAGTGCCTATTGAAAGTCATATCGTACATTTAGCAGATCGTATTTCTGTAGCTATTGACCAAGAAAAAGAAATTATAGGTCAAGTCAATAAAATCAATACTATCATTGAGAAAAATAGTGACACAATGTTTCATCCAGAACTGGTCAAAATCTTTCAAAGAATAAAGTCAAAGGAAAGTTTTTGGTTAGATGTCGTTTCCCCATCTATTGACGATAGACTACGAAAAATGTGGGCAGAATGTAACTTACAGTTAGATTTAGAGAAGCTATTACAAATCACAAAGGTCTTTGCACGTATTACAGATTTTCGAAGTAGATTTACTTCTATTCATAGTAGTGGTGTAGCAGCAGTGGCAAAGGCTTTAGCTAAAGAGCTTCAATGGTCGGAAGCAGATTGCAAAAAAATTGAAATTGCTGGATATTTGCATGATTTAGGAAAGTTGGCTATACCTAACGAAATCTTAATGAAGCCCGATAGACTTACAGATGAAGAATATAATATTATCAAGTCTCACGCTTACTATAGTTATCATTTATTAGATGAAATCGATGGATTACAGGATATTAATACCTATGCCTCTTATCACCATGAACGCCTAGATGGTAATGGTTACCCTTTTCATATTATAGGAGATGCTTTAGAAGAAGGTGCTAGAATTATGGCAGTAGCAGATGTATTCACTGCAATAACAGAAGACAGACCCTATAGAAAAGGCATGTCATGTGAGAAAACATTAGATGTTCTGGCAGATATGGAGAAATCCTTCGCATTGGACGGCAGAATAGTAGAATTGATTAGACTAAACTTTGAAGAAATGAATCATATAAGAAGTTTAGCACAGCAGCGGGCATCCATAGAGTATGAAAGTTTTGCACAGGAAGTGGCCACAGCAGGAGAGAAATACCATGAATAAAAAACTCTTTCTTATGCTTTTTTTACTGTGGAACGGGTTTTATTTAATAGCCTGCCAAAGTAGTACAACCACAATTGTCTTAGTAGAAAACGCTGTAGAAGTATCTCGTGATGAAGAGAAAAATTCAACTGATGAAAAAGCTTCTTATATCGAAGAATATATAAGAAACATGACCATTGAAGAAAAAGTGGGACAAGTGCTTATGCCTGATTTTCGATATGATGCAAAGAATAGACCCCTGACCATTTTAGACGAGAATACAAGAAATAAAATCTCCAACTATCACTTAGGGGGTGTGATATTTTTTTCTCAAAACATAGACACAATAGAACAGACCCAACGCTTAATTGAAGATATGCAGCAAGTAAGCAAAACACCTTTATTTATAGCTGTTGATGAAGAAGGTGGCATTGTCAGTAGATTGAATAGCAGTCCTAAGATGCCTGCAACAAAGTTACCAAATAACAAAGTGCTAGGAGACACAGAGGATCTGGAGCTTGCTTATAGAGTAGGAAGATTACTAGGAAAAGAACTAGCCTCTCTAGGGTTTAATATGAACTTAGCCCCTGTAGCAGATGTCAATACAAATCCAAGAAACCCTGTAATTGGAGAACGTTCCTTCGGCAATGACCCTTATAGAGTAGGAGAAATGGTAGCACAAGTGGTAAAAGGGATACAAGATGAAAATATTAGTGCTGTTGTCAAGCATTTCCCGGGACATGGGGATACTTCATTAGATACCCATAAAGGTGCTGTGATTCTTCCACACGATATAGCAAGATTAGAGGCAGTGGAATTTGTACCCTTTAAAAAGGGGATTGAAGCAGAGGTGGATGGGGTAATGTTGGGACATTTGCAGGTGCCTTCCATCACTTCAAACTCTTTGCCAGCCACATTTTCAGAAAAAATAATAATGGACATACTGAGAAAAGACTTAAAACATGAAAAATTGGTGATTACAGATGCATTAGAAATGGAGGCCATTACAAAATATTGGGGACCAGAAGAAGCAGCAGTTCTAGCTTTTCAGGCAGGTGCTGATATTTTACTCATGCCATCCTCTCTTGAAAAGGCCTATGAAGGCTTATTGAAAGCTATTAAAGAAGGAATAATAACGGAGGAAAGGTTGGAGGAATCTATAAGAAGAATTTTAACTGTTAAGTATGACCGAGGAATTTTAATTGAGCAAAGAAGTTCACTAGATCCTCAAGAAGTTTTAGGATGCGATGAACATCAGCAAGTGGTTAAAGACATCTTAAAATATCATAAGCGTTAACTTATTGTCATCCTGAGCATAGCGAAGGATCTTGAAATAACGAAGAATTTCACTAACACTAAGATC includes:
- the tyrS gene encoding tyrosine--tRNA ligase — its product is MQNIFDVLKERGYIEQATHPEELRELLGKESTTFYIGFDATADSLTLGHFLQIMVMMHMQRAGHRPIVLLGGGTTMVGDPSGRSDMRQMLTKEIITKNAERFKDQISKFLDFEDGKAIIENNADWLLELNYVDFLREVGRHFSVNRMLTAECYKSRLEDGLTFFEFNYMLMQAYDFLELYRRHNCKMQLGGNDQWSNILAGYELVRRVDGDSVYAMTFKLLTTSEGKKMGKTQAGTIWLDANKTSPYEFYQYLRNVDDKDVEKTLALLTFLPMEEVRRLGALEGAQINKAKEVLAYEVTKIVHGEEEAKKAQEAAKSLFGGGVVSESMPTTEMDKARFDEGIDILTLLIETGLIASKSEGRRLVQQGGISVEDHKIEDLNHILTTNDFQEGKIIVKKGKKVYHQVKLV
- a CDS encoding HD-GYP domain-containing protein; its protein translation is MNKKDLDISLLDLTLMVSNAIDLISPVLNNHHKQVAYIAYNIGKELELSNKNRNELVIASLLHDIGCLNLGDRISALEFESENAYRHAVTGYFLLKDFEDLENVGRVIKYHHLHWKRGKGKYYEKEEVPIESHIVHLADRISVAIDQEKEIIGQVNKINTIIEKNSDTMFHPELVKIFQRIKSKESFWLDVVSPSIDDRLRKMWAECNLQLDLEKLLQITKVFARITDFRSRFTSIHSSGVAAVAKALAKELQWSEADCKKIEIAGYLHDLGKLAIPNEILMKPDRLTDEEYNIIKSHAYYSYHLLDEIDGLQDINTYASYHHERLDGNGYPFHIIGDALEEGARIMAVADVFTAITEDRPYRKGMSCEKTLDVLADMEKSFALDGRIVELIRLNFEEMNHIRSLAQQRASIEYESFAQEVATAGEKYHE
- a CDS encoding glycoside hydrolase family 3 protein → MNKKLFLMLFLLWNGFYLIACQSSTTTIVLVENAVEVSRDEEKNSTDEKASYIEEYIRNMTIEEKVGQVLMPDFRYDAKNRPLTILDENTRNKISNYHLGGVIFFSQNIDTIEQTQRLIEDMQQVSKTPLFIAVDEEGGIVSRLNSSPKMPATKLPNNKVLGDTEDLELAYRVGRLLGKELASLGFNMNLAPVADVNTNPRNPVIGERSFGNDPYRVGEMVAQVVKGIQDENISAVVKHFPGHGDTSLDTHKGAVILPHDIARLEAVEFVPFKKGIEAEVDGVMLGHLQVPSITSNSLPATFSEKIIMDILRKDLKHEKLVITDALEMEAITKYWGPEEAAVLAFQAGADILLMPSSLEKAYEGLLKAIKEGIITEERLEESIRRILTVKYDRGILIEQRSSLDPQEVLGCDEHQQVVKDILKYHKR